Proteins found in one Canis lupus baileyi chromosome 26, mCanLup2.hap1, whole genome shotgun sequence genomic segment:
- the SLC2A4RG gene encoding SLC2A4 regulator, translated as MEAQRPPPPAPGRCPPPRAAGRDPAAAPVSVLAPPQGAAVGGGFAGPEFAPPREPEPRAAHLGAPGARAGAAGGPRTPSAHVPVPAQRAPPGKSRLDEVMAAAALTSLSTSPLLLGAPAAACSPEPGLEPWKETLARPLGSCSSSSGDWGWDLASDQSSPSTPSPPLPSETAHFLFGEPAPRKRKSSVQVLFQCLWKRCGKVLSTASGMQRHIRLVHLGRRQAEPEQSDGEEDFYYTELDVGVDVLADGLSGLSPVCPTAPAPPAFPRLELPEPPSLSSLLRPLALPRVPLLSSAAPREGCLAPLRLEPQPAALRTCVPTLPSKLGASPRKPRGDAKKCRKVYGMEHRDLWCTACRWKKACQRFLD; from the exons ATGGAGGCCCAGCGCCCtccgccgcccgccccgggccgctgccccccgccccgcgccgccggccGGGACCCCGCGGCCGCGCCCGTCTCGGTGCTCGCGCCGCCGCAG GGCGCTGCCGTGGGCGGCGGCTTCGCGGGCCCGGAGTTCGCGCCGCCGCGGGAGCCGGAGCCGCGGGCCGCCCACCtcggggccccgggggcgcgggcgggggcggcgggggggcccCGGACGCCGTCGGCGCACGTCCCGGTGCCCGCGCAGAG AGCCCCCCCAGGGAAGTCCCGGCTGGATGAGGTCATGGCTGCGGCCGCACTCACGAGTCTGTCAACCAGTCCCCTCCTGCTGGGGGCCCCagctgcagcctgcagcccag AGCCTGGCCTGGAGCCCTGGAAGGAGACCCTGGCGCGGCCACTGggcagctgcagcagcagcagcggagACTGGGGCTGGGACCTGGCCAGTGACCAGTCCTCTCCATCCACCCCGTCACCCCCACTGCCCTCCGAGACAGCCCATTTCCTGTTTGGGGAACCTGCCCCAAGGAAGAGGAAG AGCTCAGTGCAGGTCCTGTTCCAGTGTCTATGGAAGCGGTGTGGGAAGGTGCTGAGCACGGCCTCCGGGATGCAGAGACACATCCGCCTGGTGCACCTGGG CAGGCGGCAGGCAGAGCCGGAGCAGAGCGACGGTGAGGAGGACTTCTACTACACAGAGCTGGACGTTGGCGTGGACGTGCTGGCAGACGGGCTGTCCGGCCTGTCCCCCGTGTGCCCCAcggcccccgcgccgcccgccttCCCCCGCCTGGAGCTGCCCGAGCCACCCAGCCTGTCCAGCCTGCTGCGCCCGCTGGCCCTGCCCCGGGTCCCGCTGCTGAGCTCGGCGGCACCCCGAGAG GGCTGCCTGGCCCCCCTCCGCCTGGAGCCGCAGCCCGCCGCCCTCAGGACCTGCGTGCCGACCCTGCCCTCCAAGCTTGGCGCCAGCCCGAG GAAGCCCCGAGGTGATGCCAAGAAGTGCCGCAAGGTGTACGGCATGGAGCACCGGGACCTGTGGTGTACGGCCTGCCGCTGGAAAAAGGCCTGCCAGCGCTTCCTGGACTGA
- the ZBTB46 gene encoding zinc finger and BTB domain-containing protein 46 isoform X1 — protein sequence MNNRKEDMEIASHYRHLLRELNEQRQHGVLCDVCVVVEGKVFKAHKNVLLGSSRYFKTLYCQVQKTSDQATVTHLDIVTAQGFKAIIDFMYSAHLALTSRNVIEVMSAASFLQMTDIVQACHDFIKAALDISIKPDASDELSEFEISAPPGSSTDALISAVMAGRSISPWLARRTSPANSSGDSAIASCHEGGSSYGKEDQEPKADGPDDISSQSLWPGDVGYGSLRVKEEQVSPSHYGGSELPSARDGVIQNSFSEQAGGDGWQPTGRRKNRKNKETVRHITQQVEDDSRAGSPVASFLPTSGWPFSSRDSSADLTVTEASSSDGRGERAELYGHVDEGLLGGEASYLGPPLTPEKDEALHQATAVANLRAALMSKNSLLSLKADVLGDDSSLLLEYLPKGTHSLSLNEFTVIRKKFKCPYCSFSAMHQCILKRHMRSHTGERPYPCDICGKKFTRREHMKRHTLVHSKDKKYVCKLCSRVFMSAASVGIKHGSRRHGVCADCAGRGVAGPLDSGGAEGSPELFPGDGPYLEDPDDPRGDGEEELCEDEDEVGLAHEDALLAAEKDEDSPRGPGSPPGAPDKDFWIS from the exons ATGAACAACCGAAAGGAAGACATGGAAATCGCATCCCACTACCGGCACCTGCTCCGCGAGCTCAACGAGCAGAGGCAGCACGGCGTCCTGTGTGACGTCTGTGTCGTGGTTGAGGGCAAGGTGTTCAAGGCACATAAGAACGTCCTGCTCGGCAGCAGCCGCTACTTTAAGACGCTGTACTGCCAGGTGCAGAAGACGTCCGACCAGGCCACCGTCACACACCTGGACATCGTCACGGCCCAGGGCTTCAAGGCCATCATCGACTTCATGTACTCGGCCCACCTGGCCCTGACCAGCAGGAATGTCATCGAGGTGATGTCCGCCGCCAGCTTCCTGCAGATGACGGACATTGTGCAGGCGTGCCACGACTTCATCAAGGCCGCACTGGACATCAGCATCAAGCCCGATGCCTCGGACGAGCTCTCAGAGTTTGAGATCAGCGCCCCGCCGGGCAGCAGCACGGACGCCCTGATCTCGGCTGTGATGGCCGGAAGGAGCATCTCCCCGTGGCTGGCCCGGCGCACCAGCCCCGCCAACTCTTCGGGAGACTCGGCCATCGCCAGCTGCCACGAGGGAGGAAGCAGCTACGGCAAAGAGGACCAGGAGCCCAAGGCCGACGGCCCCGACGACATTTCCTCGCAGTCGCTGTGGCCTGGCGACGTGGGCTACGGGTCTCTGCGTGTCAAGGAAGAGCAGGTTTCACCGTCTCATTACGGGGGGAGCGAGCTGCCTTCCGCCAGGGACGGGGTGATACAGAACTCCTTCTCAGAGCAGGCCGGAGGGGACGGCTGGCAGCCCACAGGTCGAAGGAAGAATCGGAAAAACAAGGAGACCGTCCGGCATATCACGCAGCAGGTGGAGGACGACAGCCGGGCCGGGTCCCCAGTGGCCTCTTTCCTGCCGACGTCCGGGTGGCCGTTTAGCAGCCGCGACTCAA GTGCGGACTTGACTGTCACCGAGGCCAGCAGCTCTGACGGCCGAGGGGAGAGGGCTGAGCTCTACGGCCACGTGGACGAGGGTCTCCTGGGAGGAGAAGCCAGCTACCTGGGCCCGCCCCTCACCCCCGAGAAGGACGAGGCTCTGCACCAGGCCACGGCCGTGGCCAACCTGCGGGCGGCACTCATGAGTAAGAACAGCCTGCTGTCTCTCAAGGCCGACGTGCTCGGGGACGACAGCTCCCTGCTGCTGGAGTACCTGCCCAAAGGCACCCACTCCCTGTCCC TGAACGAGTTCACCGTGATCCGGAAGAAGTTCAAGTGCCCGTACTGCAGCTTCTCCGCCATGCACCAGTGCATCCTCAAGCGGCACATGCGCTCCCACACGGGCGAGCGGCCCTACCCCTGCGACATCTGCGGCAAGAAGTTCACGCGGCGGGAGCACATGAAGCGGCACACGCTG GTCCACAGCAAGGACAAGAAGTACGTGTGCAAGTTGTGCAGTCGTGTGTTCATGTCGGCTGCCAGCGTGGGCATCAAGCACGGCTCGCGGCGCCACGGCGTGTGTGCCGACTGCGCAGGCCGAGGCGTGGCCGGACCCCTGGACAGCGGGGGCGCCGAGGGCTCTCCTGAGCTGTTCCCCGGCGACGGGCCTTACCTGGAGGACCCCGACGACCCGCGGGGggacggggaggaggagctgtgCGAAGACGAGGACGAGGTGGGCCTGGCCCACGAGGACGCGCTGCTGGCGGCCGAGAAGGACGAGGACTCACCGCGGGGACCCGGCAGCCCCCCGGGGGCACCCGACAAGGACTTCTGGATCTCCTAG
- the ZBTB46 gene encoding zinc finger and BTB domain-containing protein 46 isoform X2, whose product MNNRKEDMEIASHYRHLLRELNEQRQHGVLCDVCVVVEGKVFKAHKNVLLGSSRYFKTLYCQVQKTSDQATVTHLDIVTAQGFKAIIDFMYSAHLALTSRNVIEVMSAASFLQMTDIVQACHDFIKAALDISIKPDASDELSEFEISAPPGSSTDALISAVMAGRSISPWLARRTSPANSSGDSAIASCHEGGSSYGKEDQEPKADGPDDISSQSLWPGDVGYGSLRVKEEQVSPSHYGGSELPSARDGVIQNSFSEQAGGDGWQPTGRRKNRKNKETVRHITQQVEDDSRAGSPVASFLPTSGWPFSSRDSSADLTVTEASSSDGRGERAELYGHVDEGLLGGEASYLGPPLTPEKDEALHQATAVANLRAALMSKNSLLSLKADVLGDDSSLLLEYLPKGTHSLSRPGTSPTHSWGDADRRAEAPPSGPCTCTQSPGCPLWGMARPSPGRPCPPGPDRCPLTPGALGSAARPTLELAPAGPRVGLCGGRGPAQGAWGQLPARCMASAPPGPGGLTCGVGRGATREAPYGIRCLCHV is encoded by the exons ATGAACAACCGAAAGGAAGACATGGAAATCGCATCCCACTACCGGCACCTGCTCCGCGAGCTCAACGAGCAGAGGCAGCACGGCGTCCTGTGTGACGTCTGTGTCGTGGTTGAGGGCAAGGTGTTCAAGGCACATAAGAACGTCCTGCTCGGCAGCAGCCGCTACTTTAAGACGCTGTACTGCCAGGTGCAGAAGACGTCCGACCAGGCCACCGTCACACACCTGGACATCGTCACGGCCCAGGGCTTCAAGGCCATCATCGACTTCATGTACTCGGCCCACCTGGCCCTGACCAGCAGGAATGTCATCGAGGTGATGTCCGCCGCCAGCTTCCTGCAGATGACGGACATTGTGCAGGCGTGCCACGACTTCATCAAGGCCGCACTGGACATCAGCATCAAGCCCGATGCCTCGGACGAGCTCTCAGAGTTTGAGATCAGCGCCCCGCCGGGCAGCAGCACGGACGCCCTGATCTCGGCTGTGATGGCCGGAAGGAGCATCTCCCCGTGGCTGGCCCGGCGCACCAGCCCCGCCAACTCTTCGGGAGACTCGGCCATCGCCAGCTGCCACGAGGGAGGAAGCAGCTACGGCAAAGAGGACCAGGAGCCCAAGGCCGACGGCCCCGACGACATTTCCTCGCAGTCGCTGTGGCCTGGCGACGTGGGCTACGGGTCTCTGCGTGTCAAGGAAGAGCAGGTTTCACCGTCTCATTACGGGGGGAGCGAGCTGCCTTCCGCCAGGGACGGGGTGATACAGAACTCCTTCTCAGAGCAGGCCGGAGGGGACGGCTGGCAGCCCACAGGTCGAAGGAAGAATCGGAAAAACAAGGAGACCGTCCGGCATATCACGCAGCAGGTGGAGGACGACAGCCGGGCCGGGTCCCCAGTGGCCTCTTTCCTGCCGACGTCCGGGTGGCCGTTTAGCAGCCGCGACTCAA GTGCGGACTTGACTGTCACCGAGGCCAGCAGCTCTGACGGCCGAGGGGAGAGGGCTGAGCTCTACGGCCACGTGGACGAGGGTCTCCTGGGAGGAGAAGCCAGCTACCTGGGCCCGCCCCTCACCCCCGAGAAGGACGAGGCTCTGCACCAGGCCACGGCCGTGGCCAACCTGCGGGCGGCACTCATGAGTAAGAACAGCCTGCTGTCTCTCAAGGCCGACGTGCTCGGGGACGACAGCTCCCTGCTGCTGGAGTACCTGCCCAAAGGCACCCACTCCCTGTCCC GCCCTGGCACCAGCCCGACTCACTCTTGGGGGGATGCTGATCGCAGAGCAGAAgcccctccctctggcccctgcacctgcacccaGAGCCCGGGATGCCCGCTCTGGGGAATGGCCAGACCAAGCCCAGGACGGCCCTGCCCCCCCGGCCCAG ATCGATGCCCCTTGACACCTGGAGCCCTGGGCTCGGCAGCGAGGCCCACTCTGGAGTTGGCCCCAGCCGGCCCCAGGGTGGGCCTGTGTGGGGGCCGCGGGCCTGCCCAGGGGGCCTGGGGCCAGCTGCCAGCACGCTGCATGGCCAGCGCGCCCCCCGGGCCTGGTGGGCTCACCTGTGGAGTCGGCAGAGGAGCCACGAGGGAGGCGCCCTATGGAATCCGATGCCTGTGCCACGTATGA